A window of Gadus chalcogrammus isolate NIFS_2021 chromosome 16, NIFS_Gcha_1.0, whole genome shotgun sequence contains these coding sequences:
- the LOC130406574 gene encoding extracellular calcium-sensing receptor-like — MTSDCLLDSTECTSCPDDFWSNIQRDQCVPKSKEFLSYVEPLGISFTTASLFGALLCTIVLGIFTHHRTTPVVRANNSELSFLILLSLKLCFLCSLFFIGKPRLWTCQLRHAAFGISFVLCVSCILVKTMVVLAVFKASKPGGDRGLKWFGVMQQRGTVVFLTLIQAAVCITWLVSSSPAPNENTKYYSDRIVVECLVGSTVGFGVLLGYIGLLAILSFLLAFLARNLPDNFNEAKFITFSTLVFCAVWIAFIPAYINSPGKYADAVEVFAILASSFVLLLALFGPKCYIILLKPEKNTKKALMGRGSPRS, encoded by the coding sequence ATGACTTCTGATTGTTTGTTAGATTCAACCGAATGTACAAGCTGTCCAGATGATTTTTGGTCCAACATCCAGCGGGATCAATGTGTCCCCAAAAGCAAGGAATTTCTTTCCTATGTTGAACCCCTGGGAATCTCCTTCACAACAGCATCATTATTTGGAGCACTCTTATGCACCATTGTTTTGGGAATCTTTACCCATCATCGGACCACGCCAGTGGTTAGGGCCAACAACTCAGAGCTTAGCTTCCTCATTCTGCTGTCACTCAAACTATGCTTTTTATGCtccttgtttttcattggtAAACCAAGGTTGTGGACTTGCCAGTTGAGGCATGCAGCATTTGGGATCAGctttgttctgtgtgtttcgtgtATCCTGGTGAAGACCATGGTAGTTCTGGCAGTGTTCAAGGCCTCCAAACCAGGTGGTGACCGTGGTCTGAAGTGGTTTGGAGTAATGCAACAGAGAGGGACTGTTGTATTTCTGACTTTAATACAAGCAGCAGTTTGTATAACATGGCTGGTGTCTTCCTCACCAGCTCCTAATGAAAACACAAAGTACTACAGCGACAGGATAGTAGTTGAGTGTCTAGTGGGGTCCACAGTAGGATTTGGAGTATTACTGGGCTATATTGGCTTGCTGGCTATTCTCAGTTTCCTGCTTGCATTCTTGGCACGAAATCTACCAGATAACTTCAATGAGGCCAAGTTTATCACCTTCAGCACGCTGGTCTTCTGTGCTGTTTGGATAGCCTTTATCCCAGCTTATATTAACTCCCCTGGTAAATATGCCGATGCTGTAGAGGTATTTGCCATTCTAGCTTCTAGTTTTGTGCTGTTACTGGCCCTATTTGGACCAAAGTGTTACATTATTCTCCTTAAGCctgagaaaaacacaaaaaaagcttTAATGGGACGAGGCTCACCAAGATCATAG